A region of the Peredibacter starrii genome:
CCACTGTCTCGCCACCTTTTAGATCGGCCCAATCAACTGCCGACCAGCCAGTTGGAAAAATGTCTGTAAGAAATAAAACCTGATCATCAGTTAGTGATTGATCTATTTTTCTTGGACCAAAATTAGCGAAGGGCACTCTCACGTATTCCGCTTGGCCACCGCTATAACCACCATAAAGGTCAGTGTATCCAAACAAGGCCGCACCCTTTTCCCTTAAAAGACCACCCTCAGGACCATAGTTTGAGTTACTGTTCTCACAATGGGTCGATAATTGATGCTCACAAAAAAAGCATTGCCCACACGCGATAGGGAATGGCACCACAACGCGGTCGCCACGTTTCAGATGCTTGATGTCTTTGCCCACTTCTTCGACCACCCCCATAAATTCATGGCCCATCACCATTGGTCTTACCTGAGGGATGAGTCCGTTATAGATATGCAAATCTGAGCCGCAAATGGCGGTAGAAGTGACTTTTAAAATGATATCGTTATTTTTCTCGATGATGGGATCTGGGACAGTATCTAGAGTTACTTTTTTAGGACGATGAAAAACTAAGGCCTTCATGTCAAACTCCCTTTGTTACTTCTTAAGAGAGTTGAAACTTTTTTTTGATCAGAGTCAATTCAACCGGGTTGAAGGTTGGCAAAATAAAGCTAAACTTAATACTGATGTTTTTAGTGGGAGTATCCTTGCGAAACTCTTCACTCCTAATGCATATGGTTAGTGAAGTGAGTGATCTTCGACTGTTCCTAATTAGGAATTAATGGTATGACCAAAGTTACCTTTGGGGAGAGTAGGAATGAAAAAAGTCTTTGTCATTGATGATGATGCTGATGTTCGCGACGTCATCGTGTTTGCCCTTGAAGAAGAAGGTTATGAAGTTGAAGTTTCTGAGAACGGCAAACAGGGCCTGGACATTCTTAGTTCATATGAAGAGTCTCGTTATCCGGGACTTATCATTGTTGATTATCTCATGCCAGAAATGGACGGGATTACTTTTATCAAAACCCTGAAATCTGAATATCCTGATACTCTTGGAAAAATTCCTCTTGTTATCAGCAGTGCTATGGGACAGATGGATGAGTTTGATTTTCTCAGCGATGTAAGTCGTCTCTACAAGCCGATGGATCTGGAAGATCTTCTGAAAATCGTTAAAAAATACTGCGATTAATAGTTTTGAGCATCATTCAGGCATTGGGAATCAAACATCACAATGCTTCTGGTTTGAATGAGATTTTTCACAAAGTTTCTAAGACCAGAAGTTCCTTCGTTTTGCCAGTACATCACACAAGTAGGCTCATTACAGTGCGCCCCATGTTCAGAGTCCTGATGAGCGGCCTTCATTGGTAGGCCATTATTCACAAGACCTAGGGCATGGCCGGTTTCGTGAATGATGGTCGCCTGTTCAACATATTGAGGAATTCGTTCTGCTTCTGATCCGCTTCTGGCAATTACGTCTTTAAAAATCGCCATCGTGTAGGTATTAGAAATATGAAATCCTAAAACGTTGCTATTTTCAGTGTATTCACCTTTCACGAAAAAGATCTTAAACACCAGTCCACTTTCTGAAGTCTCCACGGTTTTTGAAAGTGAAAGAACATCATCGATGCTCCATTTGGCCTTCCCTACAGTTTTAATTTTAGTCATTTGACTAAGAGATGTGGGGATCACCAGCGTGGGTTTGGGTGAACGATTTTTAAACAGGGCCTCTATGTTTGCCTGGTAGATTGACCAGTATTTCAAGAGGGCGAGATCTGAATCTTGTGTATAAGGTTCAGCGCCTTCTTCGTAATAGACCTTCACCGTAATCTGATTGGCACCAAAAATAGTATTGGGATTCTGGGCCTGGGTAGAAGATTTCTTGCCGGGATCTTTTCCGCAGGCGGAGATGAGCAATAAGAGGGTTAGAAGGAACATTTTCATAAAGGACTTATCGAGAAAGGGCACAATAAACTTTTGGATTGTTTTGGTCGGGAATAACTTTTGCCCAGTCTCACGAGTATTTTGAAAGGGTGTTAGACTTTAAGAGTGAAGACTGATTTAACCACCCCAGGTTCTTACGCTCAAACCAAGGCCCTCGCTCCGAAGAATAATTCGGCATTGAAGCCTGTTTTAAATCCATTAGACTTAAAACCCACTGGCAGCGGTCCTGATTATAAGGTTGAACTTAGTTCTCCGAAGCTTCCAAGTGCCCCAAGTCTTCCAGGGGTGCCAAGTCTTCCGGACTTTCCGAGTCTGAACAAACCAAAACCTGAAGTTCCTACCAAAGAAATCGTTAAAGAAGAGATCAAAGAAGAAATTAAGGCCGAGGCAGTTAAAAAACCAGAGGCCAAAGAAGGCTCTGTAAAGAAACCTGCGATCTTCTTTATTAAGGGTCTTGATATCTTTAGTTCTCCTTCAAATTCAGAGTCTGGATACGCGGGCCTAGGTCGTATGGCCGAAGCTGTTGATGGCTCTCGCCTTTATGGTTGGGACCAGAAAGAAGAAATCATCAAAGAGATTAAAAAAGTTCACCCTGACTATCCTGTGATCCTTGTGGGCCACAGTCTTGGTGGAGATACGGCGATTGAAGTGGCCGATGAACTAGACAGTCTTGGTAACAAGTTTAAAGGTGTGGATCTATTGGTAACAATTGATGCCGTGGGATTCTCCCATGACATCGTTCCTCAAAATGTAAAAAAACATCTCAATGTCTTTGGCGAAAAGAGTTTGTTTTTGAATGATGGACCTCACGTGGCCCGTCGTGAAGAGAAGACTTCTGTCAGAAACATCCTTTCACCACTTGATCACACGGAAATTGATGATGATCGAGAAATCCAATTTGAAATTATGAGTATGATTCAAGAGACACTGAAAGGTGTGATCTACTAAAAAAAAGGCCCCACCGAAGTGAGGCCCTTGAAGAGAACTTAGATAGTATCAGTAACCATGCGACCCGTTTTATTTGGATCTAGGTGATCTTTAAGAGATCCACCTTTTGTACCGTCACCTTTCCAAGAAGTGTTCAGACGGCCGTAGTAATCTGAAAGATCATTACCACAAGCTGCACCACCGCCATGAAGCTGACCAACTACACGGTGAGATGAGTTGAATAGTGGAGAACCTGAAGAACCTGGCTCTGTTGTACCTTTATCCCAGTCGATTACACGAACGTGAGTTCCATCGCCTGGAGATGATTGACCAGAGTAAGAAGAAAGT
Encoded here:
- a CDS encoding lipase family protein, which codes for MKTDLTTPGSYAQTKALAPKNNSALKPVLNPLDLKPTGSGPDYKVELSSPKLPSAPSLPGVPSLPDFPSLNKPKPEVPTKEIVKEEIKEEIKAEAVKKPEAKEGSVKKPAIFFIKGLDIFSSPSNSESGYAGLGRMAEAVDGSRLYGWDQKEEIIKEIKKVHPDYPVILVGHSLGGDTAIEVADELDSLGNKFKGVDLLVTIDAVGFSHDIVPQNVKKHLNVFGEKSLFLNDGPHVARREEKTSVRNILSPLDHTEIDDDREIQFEIMSMIQETLKGVIY
- a CDS encoding response regulator gives rise to the protein MKKVFVIDDDADVRDVIVFALEEEGYEVEVSENGKQGLDILSSYEESRYPGLIIVDYLMPEMDGITFIKTLKSEYPDTLGKIPLVISSAMGQMDEFDFLSDVSRLYKPMDLEDLLKIVKKYCD